The following are from one region of the Paenibacillus sp. KS-LC4 genome:
- a CDS encoding Na(+)/H(+) antiporter subunit C, whose translation MELYMSLTIGVLFAVGVYLILSKSLLRIILGTSLLTHGVHLLLLTMSRLKTGSAPLLGEEAAAYVDPLPQALILTSIVISFGVTSFFFVLAYKAYQKLGTDDMEQLRGKDDE comes from the coding sequence ATGGAGCTGTATATGTCGCTAACGATCGGTGTGCTGTTTGCCGTCGGCGTATATCTTATTTTGTCAAAAAGCTTGCTGCGCATTATTTTAGGCACCTCCTTGCTCACGCATGGCGTCCATTTGCTGCTGCTGACGATGTCCCGGCTCAAAACGGGATCGGCACCTCTATTAGGGGAGGAAGCAGCGGCCTACGTCGATCCGCTGCCGCAGGCACTTATTTTAACCTCCATCGTCATCAGCTTTGGCGTGACCTCCTTCTTCTTTGTATTGGCCTACAAGGCGTATCAGAAGCTGGGAACCGATGATATGGAGCAGCTGAGGGGGAAGGACGATGAATAA
- a CDS encoding YafY family protein, which translates to MNKAQRLIQLIMLVNERKQFTIQELSEELGVSRRTMIRDLMELSELGVPLYSQVGPGGGYRILREKLLPPISFTENEATALFFACQSLQNYKSLPFENEVNAALQKFMHYLSSEPKQKIERMQQRLVFWVPPHQMEIPFLQPLLEAALDQQVITIVYEAATRRERMIQPIGLYTMNGLWYCQAYCFLAEGNRVFRVDRVKALAPQEDQSMQLEKTEAHIRPWIMRMEESDLLQLEVDLTAEGVRRCQSELWLSQAVMLHEDGSGTIHTKLSASYISWAVQFFLGFGTEANVRQPPQLRAAIGDKLKQLMQQYAH; encoded by the coding sequence ATGAACAAAGCACAACGGCTCATTCAGCTCATCATGCTGGTTAATGAGCGCAAGCAATTTACGATACAGGAGCTTAGCGAGGAGCTTGGCGTCTCACGGCGGACAATGATTCGCGATTTAATGGAGCTAAGCGAGCTTGGCGTGCCGCTTTATTCCCAAGTCGGTCCGGGAGGCGGCTACCGGATTTTGCGCGAGAAGCTGCTGCCACCGATTAGCTTTACTGAAAACGAGGCCACCGCCTTATTTTTCGCCTGCCAATCACTGCAAAATTATAAATCGCTGCCTTTCGAAAATGAAGTAAACGCCGCGCTTCAAAAGTTCATGCACTACCTATCAAGCGAGCCTAAGCAAAAAATAGAACGGATGCAGCAGCGGCTCGTATTCTGGGTGCCGCCGCACCAGATGGAAATTCCTTTTTTGCAGCCCTTGCTTGAAGCCGCGCTAGACCAACAGGTTATAACGATCGTTTATGAGGCAGCTACACGGCGCGAACGCATGATTCAGCCTATTGGGCTGTATACGATGAATGGATTATGGTATTGCCAGGCCTATTGCTTCCTAGCTGAGGGTAATCGCGTCTTCCGCGTTGACCGTGTCAAGGCGCTAGCTCCTCAGGAAGACCAATCCATGCAGCTCGAAAAAACAGAGGCGCATATTCGGCCGTGGATTATGCGGATGGAGGAGAGTGACTTATTGCAGCTGGAGGTGGATTTAACGGCTGAGGGGGTACGAAGATGTCAGTCAGAGCTTTGGCTATCACAGGCTGTTATGTTACATGAGGACGGTTCAGGAACGATTCATACGAAACTAAGCGCCTCCTATATATCGTGGGCCGTGCAATTTTTTCTTGGCTTTGGTACAGAGGCAAATGTGCGGCAGCCCCCGCAGCTGCGTGCTGCGATTGGGGACAAGCTCAAGCAGCTTATGCAGCAATATGCCCATTAA
- a CDS encoding NAD(P)-binding domain-containing protein, with amino-acid sequence MNEVTIVGLGAMGSMLARALLRKSYRVTVWNRSTEKAEQLVSEGASLAPSVAAAVSASPVTIVCVSDYQTSYQLLDTEEAKSALTGRVLIQLSTGSPQQARDNEAWAKALEMEYLDGAIAASPSQIGGEGAVIFTSGSAYAFQASEEVLKSLAGSVPYLGEQVSAAATTDLAFLSYLFGSYLGFFHAARMMESDGLQVGAFGAMLAQISPVIGEVIKYEGELIEAEKYDHPQSSLNMCMVTAKLLMEQAREAGINDEFPAFAERLFARALDAGYGNEEVAALIKVLR; translated from the coding sequence ATAAATGAGGTAACGATAGTCGGATTAGGAGCAATGGGTTCTATGCTGGCCCGCGCTTTGCTTCGGAAAAGCTATCGCGTCACCGTCTGGAACCGCTCGACCGAAAAAGCAGAGCAGCTTGTAAGCGAGGGAGCTAGCTTAGCGCCAAGTGTAGCAGCCGCTGTTAGTGCAAGTCCAGTGACCATTGTCTGTGTCTCCGACTATCAGACCTCTTATCAGCTGCTCGATACGGAGGAAGCCAAGTCCGCTTTGACAGGCCGAGTGCTCATACAGCTGAGTACGGGCAGTCCACAGCAGGCACGTGACAATGAAGCGTGGGCCAAAGCGCTAGAAATGGAATATCTCGATGGCGCAATAGCTGCCTCGCCATCACAAATAGGCGGAGAGGGTGCAGTTATTTTTACATCCGGATCAGCTTATGCTTTTCAAGCAAGTGAAGAGGTTCTAAAAAGCTTGGCTGGAAGCGTGCCTTATCTTGGCGAGCAGGTGAGCGCAGCAGCGACGACGGATCTTGCATTTCTGTCCTATTTATTTGGTTCTTATTTGGGCTTCTTCCATGCCGCGCGTATGATGGAGTCGGATGGTCTTCAAGTGGGCGCATTCGGTGCGATGCTGGCTCAGATTTCTCCTGTCATCGGCGAGGTTATTAAATACGAGGGCGAATTAATTGAAGCAGAAAAATATGATCATCCACAAAGCTCCTTGAACATGTGTATGGTTACTGCAAAGCTGCTCATGGAGCAGGCGAGAGAAGCCGGCATTAACGATGAATTCCCGGCCTTTGCCGAGCGGCTGTTTGCGAGAGCGCTTGATGCAGGCTATGGCAATGAGGAGGTTGCTGCTCTTATTAAAGTGCTGCGATAA
- a CDS encoding Na(+)/H(+) antiporter subunit F1 codes for MTTYLLLISLALLALAILGCMYRLLKGPSLPDRIAALDTIGVILLSMVAILCVLLRTTAYIDIVLLIGILSFIGTTAFARYIERGEVIE; via the coding sequence ATGACGACCTATCTGCTTCTAATATCGCTAGCGCTGCTGGCCTTGGCTATTTTGGGTTGTATGTACAGATTGCTGAAGGGGCCTTCCCTACCGGACCGAATAGCCGCATTGGATACAATTGGCGTCATTTTGCTATCCATGGTTGCGATCCTTTGCGTCCTGTTAAGAACGACGGCCTATATTGATATTGTACTGTTAATCGGTATATTAAGCTTTATCGGGACCACTGCATTTGCGCGATATATAGAAAGAGGTGAGGTCATTGAATAG
- the mnhG gene encoding monovalent cation/H(+) antiporter subunit G has protein sequence MNSGLLSGAGEIAIGIVILLGAIISLISAFGLIRLPDVYLRSHAATKSATLGVLFILVGAFLYFLFYEGHVSVKLLLGIVFVFLTSPVAGHLNGRAAYRSGVPLWKKSVQDDLEHTMAKERAEGQ, from the coding sequence TTGAATAGCGGGCTGCTTAGCGGGGCAGGGGAAATTGCGATTGGAATCGTCATTTTGCTTGGCGCAATCATTAGCTTGATCAGCGCATTTGGCCTCATACGGCTTCCTGATGTTTATTTGCGCTCACATGCGGCTACCAAAAGCGCGACGCTAGGTGTTTTGTTTATTTTGGTCGGTGCCTTTCTCTATTTTTTGTTTTATGAGGGTCATGTCAGCGTTAAGCTGCTGCTTGGCATCGTATTTGTTTTTTTGACCTCTCCGGTGGCGGGGCATCTAAATGGCAGGGCAGCTTATCGTTCGGGAGTGCCGCTATGGAAGAAGAGTGTTCAGGACGATCTTGAGCATACGATGGCTAAAGAGCGGGCGGAAGGACAATAA
- a CDS encoding Na+/H+ antiporter subunit E, producing MAFQIILNLIIAFVWMLLNNEWSTMQFTVGYLIGIGCIGLLRRFWPHDFYMKRVWAIFKLLILFMKELLLSSIAVMLQIVKPRLAIRPGIFAFRTELKSDWEITVLSCLICLTPGTLTLDVSSDNQTLYIHAIDIHDAELLAVQIKDTFEKAIMEVTRT from the coding sequence ATGGCCTTTCAAATCATATTAAATCTAATTATAGCTTTCGTCTGGATGCTGCTGAATAATGAATGGTCTACCATGCAGTTTACCGTCGGTTATTTGATCGGCATAGGCTGCATAGGGCTGCTCCGCCGCTTCTGGCCGCATGACTTCTATATGAAAAGAGTATGGGCGATCTTCAAGCTGCTTATCCTGTTTATGAAGGAATTGCTGCTGTCCAGCATCGCTGTGATGCTGCAAATTGTTAAGCCAAGGCTAGCCATACGTCCTGGCATCTTCGCTTTTCGGACGGAGCTGAAATCCGATTGGGAAATAACAGTGCTCTCCTGCCTCATCTGCCTTACACCTGGTACGCTTACTTTAGATGTATCTTCTGATAATCAAACCTTATACATCCATGCCATTGATATTCACGATGCAGAACTGCTAGCGGTGCAAATTAAAGATACATTTGAAAAAGCGATTATGGAGGTGACGAGGACATGA
- a CDS encoding Na+/H+ antiporter subunit D — protein sequence MNNLLVFPLLIPLCTAILLLFFKNQVRLQRWISAIGMLLQITVSCLLAFQVRAEGVQVLHMGGWIPPYGIVFVADMLAVLLVLTASLVSAFCLFYSFGTIGKERERYYFYPFFQFILVGINGSFLTGDLFNLFVCFEVMLISSYALIVLGGTRRQLRETLKYILINILSSTLFVAAVAYLYGVVGTLNMADLSVKIAEAGQSGILHVIALLFMIVFSLKAGLFLFFWLPGSYGAPPAAVTALFAALLTKVGIYALLRTFTLIFHTDLAITESWIKWMAIATMLLGAFGAVAYQDIRRIMNYNVVISVGFIALGLAVSSKASLDGAVFYLLHDMLGKALLFILGGLIIQASGTDGLQHMGGLIKRYPLMGWLFLLATLAIAGIPPFSGFTGKLLLLQGGLQKGEYVLTAVALASSLIVLYSLIRIFMAAFWGEEKRELDQMPLLSNKLLLPAVGLSVLVIGMGLGSEAVYGWVSVAGDTLLHPATYIDAVLKE from the coding sequence ATGAATAATTTGCTCGTATTCCCGCTGCTGATTCCCTTATGCACGGCTATTCTTCTATTGTTTTTCAAAAATCAGGTAAGGCTTCAGCGCTGGATCAGCGCAATAGGCATGCTGCTTCAAATAACGGTATCGTGCCTGCTGGCTTTTCAAGTTCGTGCGGAGGGCGTTCAGGTGCTGCATATGGGGGGCTGGATACCGCCATATGGCATTGTATTTGTCGCTGATATGCTCGCGGTGCTGCTCGTTTTAACGGCATCGCTCGTCAGTGCCTTCTGTTTGTTTTATTCCTTCGGCACGATTGGGAAGGAGCGGGAGCGCTATTACTTCTATCCCTTTTTTCAGTTCATTCTCGTTGGAATCAATGGCTCCTTTCTGACTGGCGATTTGTTTAATTTGTTCGTCTGCTTCGAGGTCATGCTCATTTCCTCGTACGCCCTTATTGTATTGGGCGGCACAAGGCGGCAGCTAAGGGAGACGCTAAAGTATATTCTCATTAATATTTTATCCTCTACGCTGTTTGTCGCAGCTGTTGCTTATTTATACGGGGTTGTAGGCACGCTAAACATGGCCGACTTGTCCGTCAAAATCGCGGAGGCAGGGCAGAGCGGGATATTGCATGTCATTGCACTGCTGTTCATGATCGTATTTTCCTTAAAAGCCGGACTGTTCCTATTTTTCTGGCTGCCCGGCTCCTACGGTGCTCCTCCGGCTGCCGTAACGGCATTGTTCGCGGCATTGCTCACAAAGGTAGGAATCTATGCACTGCTGCGGACGTTCACGCTGATTTTTCATACGGATTTGGCGATTACTGAAAGCTGGATCAAATGGATGGCTATTGCAACCATGCTGTTAGGCGCCTTCGGTGCGGTTGCCTATCAGGACATCCGGCGTATTATGAATTACAACGTAGTGATTAGCGTAGGCTTTATTGCATTAGGGCTAGCCGTATCCTCCAAGGCTTCTTTGGATGGAGCTGTGTTTTATCTCCTGCATGACATGCTGGGCAAGGCGCTGCTGTTTATTTTAGGCGGCCTGATTATTCAAGCTTCAGGGACGGACGGCCTTCAGCATATGGGAGGTCTGATCAAACGGTATCCGCTAATGGGATGGCTGTTCCTGCTTGCGACACTTGCGATTGCAGGAATTCCACCGTTCAGCGGCTTTACAGGCAAGCTGCTTCTCCTTCAGGGAGGCTTGCAGAAGGGGGAATATGTCCTGACGGCGGTTGCGCTAGCATCGAGCTTGATCGTGCTTTACTCCTTAATTCGGATATTTATGGCGGCTTTCTGGGGGGAGGAGAAGCGTGAGCTGGATCAAATGCCGCTGTTAAGCAACAAGCTGCTCCTGCCTGCCGTAGGCTTAAGTGTTCTCGTTATTGGAATGGGGCTGGGCTCAGAAGCGGTATACGGATGGGTGTCCGTAGCAGGAGATACGCTCCTTCACCCTGCAACCTATATTGATGCCGTATTAAAGGAGTAG